Part of the Rhizoctonia solani chromosome 2, complete sequence genome is shown below.
CGTTCTCGAACGTTGTAGTTAAAAACTCCCCACAGCAATGCTTTAGCTTCGGCAACAGCGCAGCTCTGACTGTTTCCAAGGTCACAGTCGACAATTGTAAGATCAACTTCTGAGGCTATTCAAGATGGGGATATTGAACATGCGTTTAGCTGCAGGAGATGCTGCGAACAGCAAGAGTGGTGGTAAAGCTGCTGGTCATAACACGGACGGGTTTGATGGTTAGTACTTTCTTCCTTCGCAAAGCGTTGGTTAACCCGTGAAAAATCGCATATAGTCTCGGTTTCCAATCTCACTATCGAAGACTCCACCGTGCACAATCAAGATGATTGTCTCGCAATTAATAAAGGCTCCAACATTATTTTCCAGCGTAACACATGCACCGGTGGACATGGGATCTCGGTGGGCTCTATCGACTCGGATGTCACAGTCAGTGGCGTACAGATCCTTAATAATGTGGTCACGAACAACGACAATGGTCTTCGCATCAAGACCAAGGCTGCTGCCACTGGGTATGTTAAGAGCAAGTTTCATAGAAGTTTCTTTACTCATGTCAAACACAGCTCCACTGTATCTGGCATTACCTACACCGGCAACACCGTCACTGGTTGCAAAAAGTACGGTGTCATCATTGACCAGAGTTACCCAGATACCCTTGGTACTCCTGGGACTGGCGTCAAAATTTCTGTAGGCGTTTTTTTTCTTGAATTATACCGACTAGCTTTAAACAGGATTTTTCTTGTTTCAGGGCGTGACCTTCAGTGGTACCAACACCGTTTCCGTCGTTAGTGGAGCCAAGGAGGTCGAAGTCAACTGCGGCTCAGGTTCTTGCACAGGTAGGCATCTAGTGTCATAACCCGATCTCCGAAACTTAATATTCTACTCAGGAACTTGGAATTGGTCGGGTCTCAAGGTTTCTGGTGGATCCGCGGGGGCCATCAATTACTCTGGTATCACCGGTTTCTCGCTTTAAACACCCAGTAAATGCGCATAGCTCATCTTTAATCTATAATGCATCATCCATTATCCACCATTTTCAAGTCTTTTAATTGATTCTATATCTTACAACATTCGATcaaaaaaacaaaaagaTAGTACCAGCGTTACACCCTATATTGGGTTGGCTCAGTGTAATGCTCTCCCAATACAGGCTCCTCAATTAAATGCCTGTTAGCACAAGAACTGCTCAGTGGCAAACTAGTATCTTTGGATCTAAGCTACTTACACCTCCTTTATATGCTTCGTGATCTGCGTGGCCTCCGTTTTATAATAATGTCCAATCTCAACGCAGAGCTTGCATCCCGACATGGAAACAATTGCACCAGCAATCGGAACCAGCTCCTGCTTGGTGACGGGGACTACGTGCACCAACGGGTTCTCATCATCGATCCTGTCGGTATCATGCCTAAACACTATCTCGATCTCTCTGCCCGATTCGGAAGCCCTTTTGTTCCTTCTACAGGCATGTTCATGGTCTCTATACTCCCGTGCATAGTGGTCGAGCTAGGACAACGTCAGGTGTAACGTATACACGCAGACAAGACATGACTTACAATATCATTCCATGTGTGATATTGTGGTTCTCTAGTGCAGCGCCCACAGAGGAAGACCTTGCCGAGGGCCCTCATTTCGAGATAACAAGCGTTGGGGTGCTGGAGTGTGTGGAGTAGAGCTTTCGCGATCTTGGACAAGACTGGATCGTACTGCCCCATACCCCACTCTGAAGTCCAGCAATCGATTCCTCCGGAATAATGTGCGCTCATTTGTTCGATTCTGATCACTACGTCGGCACGAAGCAGTTTCCTCAAGTTGACGGAAAGAGGATCGTCTGGGATCGAGGTATCTCCAGAGCCGATATGACCCTGCAAATAAAAATTAGGGTTCTGAATCCACCGGTACCAAGTCCTCAGGTATTGTTCCAATAAGATCCTCCTGTATTTTACAGATCCAGCCCTTGTAAAGCTGCTCCGCTATTTTTCCGCGTTTGTTTTTAAATTCGATGCAAAACTCGTCCATAGTCTTGTCTTGGTCGAGGAGATCCGCTAAATATGACTGCCCATAACTGCGTAAAATTGAACTTGACCAGTATCTGAAAAGCCCCGCGGGATAATTTTTAATTTCAAGTGTATAGTCTTGCTTCTCGGTATCCTAATAGGTGATTGCTTTGGACCCGCTTGATACATAAGTCGCGAATGGGCTCACCTCCGAATGAAAGGATGTAATTGACGCTTCTGCTGATTCCGCCTCGGACTTCATGCGattgtctttgtctttccAGCAGAGATTGACATGTAAGCTGAT
Proteins encoded:
- a CDS encoding polygalacturonase; this translates as MRSTATTFSLLSLAPALFASPVERCTGTISSLDDVANAIKCTTININSFTVPAGKTFQLDAPSGATVNLLGDVTFGVSAWAGPLFQLTGTSITFNGNGHTFNGQGEQYWDGLGSSGTTKPHPMMKIKSSGTFSNVVVKNSPQQCFSFGNSAALTVSKVTVDNSAGDAANSKSGGKAAGHNTDGFDVSVSNLTIEDSTVHNQDDCLAINKGSNIIFQRNTCTGGHGISVGSIDSDVTVSGVQILNNVVTNNDNGLRIKTKAAATGSTVSGITYTGNTVTGCKKYGVIIDQSYPDTLGTPGTGVKISGVTFSGTNTVSVVSGAKEVEVNCGSGSCTGTWNWSGLKVSGGSAGAINYSGITGFSL